One window from the genome of Choloepus didactylus isolate mChoDid1 chromosome 2, mChoDid1.pri, whole genome shotgun sequence encodes:
- the ZBTB48 gene encoding telomere zinc finger-associated protein, producing the protein MDGSFVQHSVRVLQELNKQREKGQYCDATLDVGGLVFKAHWSVLACCSHFFQSLYGDGSGGSVVLPAGFAEIFGLLLDFFYTGHLALTSGNRDQVLLAARELRVPEAVELCQSFMPQNSVGQAPSGQSGLGNPAPCDGSSYNKEPAGLEEEEVARTLSQVPRDQEPSSSHRPQRSPLGLPAQTDSPSFPRGKLKQALKHGPPEDKEPEDCKVPTRPLEAEGAQLQGGSNEWEVVVQVEDDRDGDYVSETESVPTRKKSNIVKKSCAPEPALSTGPHAAEPAEHRRGPAVPVECPTCQKKFLSKYYLKVHNRKHTGEKPFECPKCGKCYFRKENLLEHEARNCMNRSEQVFTCSVCQETFRRRMELRVHMVSHTGEMPYKCSSCSQQFMQKKDLQSHMIRLHGAPKPHACPTCAKCFLSRTELQLHEAFKHRGEKLFVCEECGHRASSRNGLQMHIKAKHRNERPYVCEFCSHAFTQKANLNMHLRTHTGEKPFQCHLCGKTFRTQASLDKHNRTHTGERPFSCEFCQQRFTEKGPLLRHVASRHQEGRPHFCQICGKTFKAVEQLRVHVRRHKGVRKFECTECGYKFTRQAHLRRHMEIHDRVENYNPRQRKLRNLVIEDEKVVVVALQPPAELEVGSAEVIVESLAQGGLGPQLPGQRLCMDEGFTGPGVMEPPLMITAAISEDCDT; encoded by the exons ATGGATGGCTCCTTCGTCCAGCACAGCGTGCGGGTCCTGCAGGAACTCAACAAGCAGCGGGAGAAGGGCCAGTACTGCGATGCCACCCTGGACGTGGGGGGCCTGGTGTTCAAGGCACACTGGAGTGTCCTTGCCTGCTGCAGCCACTTCTTCCAAAGTCTCTATGGGGATGGCTCAGGGGGCAGTGTCGTTCTCCCTGCTGGCTTTGCTGAGATCTTTGGCCTCTTGCTGGACTTTTTCTATACTGGACATCTTGCCCTCACCTCGGGGAACCGGGATCAGGTCCTTCTGGCAGCCAGGGAGCTGCGAGTGCCGGAGGCTGTGGAGCTGTGCCAGAGCTTCATGCCCCAAAACTCAGTGGGACAGGCACCAAGTGGCCAGAGTGGCCTGGGGAACCCCGCCCCCTGTGATGGGAGCAGCTACAACAAGGAGCCAGCGGGCTTGGAGGAAGAGGAAGTTGCAAGGACTCTCAGTCAGGTCCCCAGGGATCAGGAGCCCAGCAGCAGTCACCGTCCCCAGAGGTCCCCTCTCGGTCTGCCTGCTCAGACTGACAGTCCCTCCTTCCCCCGTGGAAAACTCAAGCAGGCCCTGAAGCATGGTCCCCCTGAGGACAAGGAGCCGGAGGACTGCAAAGTGCCCACAAGGCCCCTGGAGGCCGAAGGTGCCCAGCTGCAGGGTGGGAGTAATGAG TGGGAAGTGGTGGTTCAAGTTGAGGATGACAGGGACGGCGATTATGTTTCCGAGACTGAGTCTGTGCCCACCAGGAAGAAGTCCAACATAGTCAAAAAATCCTGTGCTCCCGAGCCAGCCCTGAGCACAGGTCCCCACGCAGCTGAGCCCGCTGAGCACAGAAGAGGTCCGGCAGTGCCAGTCGAGTGCCCCACGTGTCAGAAAAAGTTTCTCAGCAAATATTACTTAAAGGTCCACAACAG GAAACACACTGGGGAAAAGCCCTTCGAATGTCCCAAATGCGGGAAGTGCTACTTTCGGAAGGAGAACCTCCTGGAACATGAGGCCCGGAACTGCATGAACCGCTCGGAGCAG GTCTTCACCTGCTCCGTGTGCCAGGAGACCTTCCGCCGGAGGATGGAGCTGCGGGTGCACATGGTGTCCCACACTGGGGAGATGCCCTACAAG TGCTCCTCCTGCTCCCAGCAGTTCATGCAGAAGAAGGACCTGCAGAGCCACATGATCAGGCTGCACGGAGCCCCCAAGCCCCATGCT TGCCCCACCTGTGCCAAGTGCTTCCTGTCGCGGACAGAGCTGCAGCTGCACGAGGCTTTCAAGCACCGCGGGGAGAAGCTGTTCGTGTGTGAGGAGTGTGGGCACCGGGCCTCGAGCCGCAACGGCCTGCAGATGCACATCAAGGCCAAGCACAG GAACGAGAGGCCGTATGTGTGCGAGTTCTGCAGCCATGCCTTCACCCAGAAAGCCAACCTCAACATGCACCTGCGGACGCACACAGGCGAGAAGCCCTTCCAGTGCCACCTCTGCGGCAAGACCTTCCGCACCCAAG CCAGCCTGGACAAGCACAACCGCACCCACACGGGCGAGCGGCCCTTCAGCTGTGAGTTCTGCCAGCAGCGCTTCACGGAGAAGGGCCCCCTCCTGAGGCACGTTGCCAGCCGCCACCAGGAGGGCCGGCCCCACTTCTGCCAGatctgtgggaaaaccttcaaaG CTGTGGAGCAGCTACGTGTGCACGTCAGGCGGCACAAAGGCGTGAGGAAGTTCGAGTGCACTGAGTGTGGCTACAAGTTCACCCGGCAG GCCCACCTGCGGAGGCACATGGAGATCCACGATCGTGTGGAGAATTACAACCCACGGCAGCGCAAGCTCCGGAACCTGGTCATCGAGGACgagaaggtggtggtggtggcgctCCAGCCGCCTGCCGAGCTGGAGGTGGGCTCGGCCGAGGTGATTGTGGAGTCCCTGGCCCAGGGTGGCCTGGGCCCCCAGCTCCCTGGCCAGAGACTGTGCATGGATGAGGGCTTCACCGGCCCAGGTGTCATGGAGCCCCCCCTCATGATCACGGCTGCCATCTCCGAGGACTGCGACACGTAG
- the TAS1R1 gene encoding taste receptor type 1 member 1 — MFLGAAGLVGLQLSIFCCWAFSCHTMEPSPDFSLPGDYIIGGLFPLHSVFVDLRSTPGVTLCDRPNSFNSHGYHLFQAMRFGIEEINNSTSLLPGVALGYELYDVCSESANVYAALRLLSRQGTHHIDIQEDLSRSSPRVVAVIGPDNSNWATTTAILLSPFLVPMISYEASSTALSMKWQYPSFLRTIPSDRHQVEAMLLLLLRFGWVWISLVGSEGNYGQLGVQALEDQATERGICIAFKDIVPFSAQAGDEKMQNMMQNLARVRTTVVVVFSSRQSAKVFFESVVLANLTDKVWIASEEWAISSNVAKVPRIWGIGTVLGVAIQQRLVVGLKEFEEAYVRAEKGAPRPCPSGSWCSSNQFCRECSAFTADTMPQLGTFSMSSAYNVYRAVYAVAHGLHQLLGCSSRACSLGPVYPWQLLEQIRKVNFLLREDTVTFDEEGDPLSSYDIIAWDWSDPQCTFRVIGSSTWPPVRLDINVTKIQWHTEDNQVPESVCSRDCLEGHAQVVLGFHHCCFECVPCEAGTFLNKSDPNTCQPCEKEEWAPEGSQTCFPRTVVVFTWHEPISWVLLAANTLLLLLLVGTAGLFAWHLDTPVVRSAGGRLCFLMLGSLAGGSCGLYGFFGEPTLSRCLLRQAPFALGFAIFLSCLTIRSFQLVFIFKFSARIPTFYHAWVQNHGASLFVVISSVAQLLICMTWLMVWTPRPTREYQRFPQLVVLECTEPSSPGFMLAFAYKGLLSVSAFTCSYLGKDLPANYNEAKCITFSLFFNFVSWIAFFTTVGVYEGKYLPAVNMLAQLSSLSGSFSGYFLPKCYVILWRPDLNSTQRFQASIQEYTIRRRSF, encoded by the exons ATGTTCTTGGGGGCAGCCGGCCTGGTGGGCCTGCAGCTGTCCATCTTCTGTTGCTGGGCGTTCAGCTGTCACACAATGGAGCCCTCTCCCGACTTCAGCCTCCCCGGGGATTACATCATCGGGGGCTTGTTCCCGCTTCATTCTGTCTTTGTGGACCTGAGAAGCACACCTGGGGTGACCCTATGTGACAG GCCCAACAGCTTCAACAGCCATGGCTACcacctcttccaggccatgcggTTTGGCATCGAGGAGATCAACAACTCCACATCCCTGCTGCCCGGTGTGGCCCTGGGGTATGAGCTGTACGACGTGTGCTCAGAGTCGGCCAACGTGTATGCGGCGCTGAGGCTGCTGTCCCGGCAGGGGACACACCACATAGACATCCAAGAAGACCTGTCTCGCTCCTCCCCCAGGGTGGTGGCCGTGATTGGACCCGACAACAGCAACTGGgccaccaccactgccatccTGCTGAGCCCCTTCCTGGTGCCCATG ATCAGCTATGAAGCCAGCAGCACGGCGCTCAGCATGAAGTGGCAGTACCCCTCCTTCCTGCGCACCATCCCCAGCGACAGGCACCAGGTGGAGgccatgctgctgctgctgctgcggtTTGGCTGGGTCTGGATCTCGCTGGTGGGCAGCGAGGGCAACTACGGGCAGCTGGGGGTGCAGGCGCTGGAGGACCAGGCCACTGAGAGGGGCATTTGCATTGCCTTCAAGGACATTGTGCCCTTCTCTGCCCAGGCGGGTGACGAGAAGATGCAGAACATGATGCAGAACCTGGCCAGGGTCAGGACCACTGTTGTGGTTGTTTTCTCCAGCAGGCAGTCGGCCAAGGTGTTCTTTGAGTCTGTGGTGCTGGCCAACCTGACCGACAAGGTGTGGATTGCCTCAGAAGAGTGGGCCATCTCCTCAAACGTTGCCAAGGTGCCCCGGATCTGGGGCATCGGCACGGTGCTGGGTGTGGCCATCCAGCAGAGGCTTGTCGTGGGCCTGAAGGAGTTTGAAGAGGCCTATGTCCGGGCAGAGAAGGGGGCCCCCAGGCCATGCCCCAGCGGTTCCTGGTGCAGCAGCAATCAGTTCTGTAGAGAGTGCTCAGCTTTCACAGCAGACACGATGCCCCAGCTCGGAACCTTCTCCATGAGTTCTGCCTACAACGTGTACCGGGCTGTGTACGCCGTGGCCCACGGCCTCCACCAACTCCTGGGCTGTTCCTCCAGGGCCTGCTCCCTGGGTCCAGTCTACCCCTGGCAG CTTCTGGAGCAGATCCGGAAGGTGAATTTCCTTTTACGTGAGGACACTGTGACCTTTGATGAGGAAGGGGATCCCCTCAGCAGCTATGACATAATTGCCTGGGACTGGAGTGACCCACAGTGCACCTTCAGGGTCATTGGCTCCTCCACGTGGCCTCCAGTTCGGCTGGACATAAATGTGACCAAGATCCAGTGGCACACAGAGGACAACCAG GTGCCCGAGTCCGTGTGCTCCCGGGACTGCCTGGAAGGCCACGCACAAGTGGTCCTGGGTTTCCACCACTGTTGCTTTGAGTGTGTACCGTGTGAGGCCGGAACCTTCCTCAACAAGAGTG ACCCCAACACGTGCCAGCCTTGTGAGAAAGAAGAGTGGGCACCAGAGGGGAGCCAGACCTGCTTCCCGCGCACTGTGGTGGTTTTTACCTGGCATGAGCCCATCTCTTGGGTGCTGTTGGCGGCGAAcacactgctgctgctgctgctggttggGACTGCTGGCCTGTTTGCCTGGCACCTCGACACCCCTGTGGTGAGGTCAGCGGGGGGCAGGCTGTGCTTCCTCATGCTGGGCTCCCTGGCAGGGGGCAGCTGTGGCCTCTATGGTTTCTTTGGGGAGCCCACTCTGTCCAGGTGCTTGCTGCGCCAGGCCCCCTTTGCCCTAGGTTTTGCCATCTTCCTGTCCTGCCTGACAATCCGCTCCTTCCAACTGGTCTTCATCTTCAAGTTTTCTGCCAGAATACCCACGTTCTACCACGCCTGGGTCCAAAACCATGGTGCCAGCCTGTTTGTGGTGATCAGCTCAGTGGCCCAGCTGCTTATCTGTATGACTTGGCTGATGGTGTGGACCCCGCGGCCCACCAGGGAATACCAGCGCTTCCCCCAGCTGGTGGTCCTTGAGTGCACCGAGCCCAGCTCACCGGGCTTCATGCTGGCTTTTGCCTACAAAGGCCTCCTCTCCGTTAGCGCCTTTACCTGCAGCTACCTGGGCAAGGACCTGCCGGCAAACTACAATGAGGCCAAATGCATCACTTTCAGTCTGTTCTTCAACTTCGTGTCATGGATTGCCTTCTTCACCACTGTCGGCGTGTACGAGGGCAAGTACCTGCCCGCCGTTAACATGCTGGCCCAGCTGAGCAGCCTGAGCGGCAGCTTCAGCGGCTACTTCCTCCCCAAGTGCTATGTGATCCTCTGGCGCCCAGACCTCAACAGCACCCAGCGCTTCCAGGCCTCCATCCAGGAGTATACGATCCGCCGCCGCTCCTTCTGA
- the NOL9 gene encoding polynucleotide 5'-hydroxyl-kinase NOL9 has protein sequence MEDAPHLVKRFPRRSVWLRARKVRPQLVLSRRPRRRVGTLRWCSRRQLRRLRRRLLLQAQVAGVDWREAGCPMPRAVAAAAARRPKTAAPCPASAATPRPAPPATPDPVPASEFPSSRTIPPPVLAGPGRAVVLLPFQQSLVFGGLCRVTCLYGQVQVFGFTLSPGQPACEVFSAYTHCLLGINSVHYSMPEKSKKEVKREARTLLKAHLNRGERCQLMKYFSPLCSIVLLERLKTSTTNFILSHPGLSPIFLQENPVPKITADYLTLRSVGIQRSRRKNGLRLTESVISAVEELVSVSCEEVDGCPVILVCGAQDIGKSTFNRYLINQLLNSVSCVDYMECDLGQTEFTPPGCISLLNVTEPILGPPFTHQRTPQKMVYYGKPACKENYENYIDTIKYVFSSYKRESPLIINTMGWVTDNGLLLLIDLIRLLSPSHVVQFSSARSRYMPNLTPDYVDDADGLYTKSKRKVRNRGFQLPEAESLEFTDEEKESPVVFTGYKLLCVESEFAFRKTPRNRELHNKVLRDLAVLGYLGQLQPPNPKSVYPLHGLTPYQVPFNAVALRVSHADVAPTHIMYAVNASWVGLCKISDDVRGYAHGPILLAQTPMCDCLGFGICRGIDMEKRLYHILTPVPPEVLRDVNCLLVGAISIPHCVFKGQKGVEGTIPYITTDYNYSLPGAREKIGAREPEQVYEEKRHPKSKFYRKIN, from the exons ATGGAGGACGCGCCGCACCTGGTGAAGCGGTTTCCCCGCCGCTCCGTGTGGCTGCGGGCCCGGAAGGTCCGGCCCCAGCTAGTTCTCAGCCGCCGGCCCCGCCGCCGGGTCGGGACCCTGCGATGGTGCAGCCGGCGGCAGCTGCGGCGCCTGCGGCGGCGGCTGCTGCTGCAGGCCCAGGTGGCAGGCGTGGACTGGAGGGAGGCCGGCTGCCCAATGCCCCGCGccgtggcggcggcggcggcccggcGGCCCAAGACCGCCGCCCCCTGCCCAGCCTCGGCCGCGACCCCCCGCCCAGCTCCACCTGCGACCCCCGACCCAGTCCCGGCCTCGGAGTTCCCCTCGTCTCGCACCATCCCGCCGCCGGTGCTGGCGGGCCCGGGCCGCGCAGTGGTGCTGCTGCCGTTCCAGCAG TCTCTAGTTTTTGGCGGGCTCTGTCGTGTGACTTGCCTGTATGGCCAGGTGCAGGTGTTTGGTTTCACCCTCAGCCCTGGCCAGCCTGCCTGTGAAGTCTTCTCTGCCTATACCCATTGTCTCCTGGGTATCAACTCAGTTCATTACTCGATGCCTGAGAAAAGCAAGAAGGAGGTGAAAAGGGAAGCCCGAACTTTGCTCAAAGCTCATCTTAACCGGG GTGAAAGATGTCAGTTGATGAAGTATTTTTCTCCTCTGTGTTCCATTGTGTTGCTAGAACGTCTGAAAACCTCAACTACAAACTTCATACTCAGTCATCCAGGTTTATCTCCCATTTTCTTACAAGAG AATCCAGTCCCCAAAATTACTGCTGACTATTTAACCTTGAGGTCTGTCGGCATtcagagaagcagaaggaaaaatggcCTTCGTTTGACTGAGAGTGTCATTTCCGCAGTGGAAGAGTTAGTCAGTGTTTCTTGTG aagaAGTAGATGGCTGCCCTGTCATTCTGGTGTGTGGGGCTCAGGACATTGGGAAGTCAACCTTTAATAGATATCTGATCAACCAGTTGTTAAATAG tgtttCCTGTGTTGACTATATGGAATGTGACCTGGGGCAGACAGAATTTACTCCTCCTGGTTGCATTTCTCTACTTAATGTTACAGAACCAATTCTgg GACCACCTTTCACCCACCAGAGAACACCACAGAAAATGGTGTATTATGGGAAACCTGCTTGTaaagaaaactatgaaaattATATTGATACAATAAAATATGTGTTCAGTTCTTATAAGAGAGAATCTCCTCTGATCATCAACACGATGGGATGGGTGACAG ACAACGGGCTTTTGCTCCTCATTGATCTCATCAGATTGCTGTCTCCCAGCCATGTTGTTCAGTTCAGCTCTGCCCGAAGCAGGTACATGCCAAACCTCACCCCCGACTACGTGGATGACGCTGACGGCTTGTACACGAAAAGCAAGCGCAAGGTCAGAAATAGAGGCTTCCAGCTTCCAGAAGCAGAAAGCTTGGAATTCACTGACGAAGAAAAAGAGAGTCCAGTTGTGTTTACTGGATACAAGCTATTGTGTGTtgaatcagaatttgcatttagAAAAACTCCACGAAACAG AGAGTTACATAACAAAGTTCTTCGTGACCTGGCAGTGTTGGGTTACCTTGGCCAACTGCAGCCCCCAAATCCAAAATCAGTGTATCCTTTACATGGCCTGACACCATATCAG GTCCCTTTCAATGCTGTCGCGCTCCGAGTCAGCCACGCAGATGTTGCCCCCACCCATATCATGTACGCTGTGAACGCCAGCTGGGTGGGGCTGTGCAAGATCTCAGACGACGTCAGAGGATATGCACACGGTCCCATCTTACTCGCCCAGACTCCCATGTGCGATTGTTTGGGTTTCG GAATTTGTAGAGGGATTGACATGGAGAAGAGGCTTTACCACATCCTCACCCCCGTGCCTCCAGAAGTGTTGAGAGATGTGAATTGCCTGCTGGTCGGGGCCATTTCCATTCCACACTGTGTCTTCAAGGGTCAG AAAGGGGTTGAAGGGACAATACCTTACATCACAACAGATTATAATTATTCGCTTCCTGGAGCAAGAGAAAAAATTGGAGCAAGAGAGCCTGAGCAAGTGTATGAAGAGAAAAGACATCCGAAATCTAAATTCTATCGAAAAATAAACTGA